The Prosthecobacter vanneervenii genome has a segment encoding these proteins:
- a CDS encoding YebC/PmpR family DNA-binding transcriptional regulator encodes MAGHNKWSKIKRGKAITDAKRGNAFSKLAKEITLAAKHGGGSPDMNARLRSAILAARAANMPNDNIDRAIKKGTGELGGAQIEEVVYEAYAPGGVAMMIEVVTDNRNRSFNDIRVLLSKNQGTLADSGSVAYLFARLGEIRLDKAAGTEDQIMEAALEAGAEDIQEDGDDWVVYTATDQLFQVAGALREKGLNSRSQKLIQQPQTTITISDVATAKALVNLYDVLDDYDDTQNVHANFEIDDSIADQLD; translated from the coding sequence ATGGCAGGCCACAATAAATGGTCCAAAATCAAGCGTGGCAAAGCCATCACGGATGCCAAGCGCGGCAATGCCTTCAGCAAGCTGGCCAAGGAAATCACCCTCGCAGCCAAGCATGGCGGCGGCAGCCCTGACATGAACGCACGCCTGCGCAGCGCCATCCTGGCGGCTCGCGCGGCCAACATGCCCAACGACAACATCGACCGCGCCATCAAAAAAGGCACCGGAGAGCTGGGCGGAGCTCAGATCGAGGAAGTCGTTTACGAAGCCTATGCCCCAGGCGGTGTCGCCATGATGATCGAAGTCGTCACCGACAACCGCAACCGCAGCTTCAACGACATCCGCGTCCTGCTTTCCAAAAATCAGGGCACTCTGGCGGACTCTGGCAGCGTGGCCTACCTCTTTGCGCGCCTTGGAGAAATCCGCCTCGACAAAGCTGCAGGCACTGAGGATCAGATCATGGAAGCCGCCCTGGAAGCAGGAGCCGAGGACATCCAGGAAGACGGCGACGACTGGGTCGTCTATACCGCCACAGACCAGCTTTTCCAGGTGGCAGGTGCTCTGCGCGAAAAAGGGCTCAACTCACGCTCTCAGAAGCTCATCCAGCAGCCGCAGACCACCATCACCATCAGCGACGTGGCCACCGCCAAGGCACTCGTCAACCTCTACGACGTTCTCGACGACTACGACGACACGCAGAACGTGCACGCCAATTTTGAAATCGACGACTCAATTGCCGATCAGCTCGATTAA
- the rho gene encoding transcription termination factor Rho has protein sequence MSEENIAELEAPKPKRKAPAKKAAVKKTAAKKTAKVKAAPAVEEVQEEKTPAVKAKAKVARKTPRKKTADAEAPELNLLEAAPAAAAPAIVETAPEPAIVAEAPAAPAPAPAPVAAAPVPQAAVAPAAAENASEADADDDEAEEAGAGTTPGTPGAENNGLSRYTVLDANGQPRPMTAKERRKAKFERWKQRRAERDSQRRSGRDHGAPNGNGGSPQSHGGQHYEPEPPLPLGPPEPANGILEMSPKGYGFLRRRELSFAQHPQDAFIAPEFIRKYGLREGMQVSGVQCKGARGPQITEVTEVNGRDPMAMRELPLFEELKAVNPNKRYQLETVKDRLTTRVIDMMTPVGRGQRGLIVAPPRAGKTTIMQHIAEAVLQNHPGTHLMILLVDERPEEVTEFKRVLPNAEIFASNNDQDVKSHTRISSFAIERAKRLVECGEHVFMLMDSITRMARAFNNIAKGGATGSGGLAVGALEIPRRLFAAARNTRTAGSLTILGTALVETGGRQDDVIFQEFKGTGNMELVLDRKIAEQYIYPAVNIFKSGTRREELLLQPFQLDKIHMLRRGLAGHKPVEAIQRVISLLERYPNNAQMLVDLPSKG, from the coding sequence ATGTCTGAAGAAAACATCGCCGAGCTCGAAGCCCCCAAGCCCAAGCGCAAAGCTCCGGCCAAAAAAGCAGCCGTCAAAAAGACCGCTGCAAAGAAAACCGCCAAAGTCAAAGCGGCGCCCGCAGTGGAGGAAGTGCAGGAAGAAAAAACGCCCGCCGTAAAAGCCAAGGCCAAGGTGGCACGCAAGACCCCACGGAAAAAGACGGCTGATGCAGAAGCACCCGAGCTGAACCTCCTGGAGGCGGCGCCCGCAGCCGCCGCACCTGCAATAGTCGAAACAGCCCCTGAGCCTGCCATCGTTGCCGAAGCTCCTGCCGCACCTGCTCCAGCCCCTGCCCCCGTGGCCGCTGCACCTGTGCCTCAGGCCGCCGTCGCACCTGCAGCAGCTGAAAATGCTTCAGAGGCGGATGCCGATGACGACGAGGCTGAAGAAGCTGGCGCTGGCACGACGCCCGGAACCCCTGGCGCTGAAAACAACGGACTCTCCCGCTACACTGTCCTGGACGCAAACGGCCAGCCGCGTCCCATGACGGCCAAAGAACGCCGCAAGGCCAAGTTTGAACGCTGGAAGCAGCGCCGCGCCGAGCGCGATTCCCAGCGCCGTTCCGGCCGTGACCACGGCGCTCCGAATGGCAATGGCGGCAGCCCTCAGTCCCACGGTGGCCAGCACTACGAGCCCGAGCCCCCGCTGCCACTCGGCCCGCCCGAGCCTGCCAACGGCATTCTGGAAATGTCCCCCAAGGGATACGGCTTCCTGCGTCGTCGCGAACTCTCCTTCGCCCAGCATCCGCAGGATGCCTTCATCGCCCCTGAATTCATCCGCAAATACGGCCTCCGCGAAGGCATGCAGGTCTCCGGCGTGCAGTGCAAGGGCGCGCGCGGCCCGCAGATCACAGAAGTGACCGAGGTCAATGGCCGTGACCCCATGGCCATGCGCGAGCTGCCGCTCTTCGAAGAACTCAAGGCGGTAAACCCCAACAAGCGCTACCAGCTTGAGACGGTGAAGGACCGCCTGACCACCCGTGTCATCGACATGATGACGCCAGTGGGTCGCGGCCAGCGCGGCCTCATCGTGGCTCCGCCACGCGCTGGCAAGACCACCATCATGCAGCACATCGCCGAAGCTGTGCTCCAGAATCATCCCGGCACGCACCTCATGATCCTGCTGGTGGACGAGCGCCCTGAAGAAGTGACCGAGTTCAAACGCGTCCTGCCCAATGCGGAAATCTTCGCCAGCAACAACGATCAGGACGTAAAGAGCCACACACGCATCTCCTCCTTTGCCATCGAGCGCGCCAAGCGCCTCGTGGAGTGCGGAGAGCACGTCTTCATGCTCATGGACTCCATCACCCGCATGGCCCGTGCCTTCAACAACATCGCCAAGGGCGGTGCCACCGGCAGCGGTGGTCTGGCTGTGGGCGCGCTCGAGATCCCCCGCCGCCTCTTTGCCGCTGCGCGCAATACGCGCACCGCGGGCTCCCTCACCATCCTCGGCACCGCGCTGGTCGAAACCGGCGGCCGTCAGGACGATGTGATCTTCCAGGAGTTCAAGGGCACCGGCAACATGGAGCTGGTTCTGGACCGCAAGATCGCCGAGCAGTACATCTACCCTGCCGTGAACATCTTCAAATCTGGCACGCGTCGTGAAGAACTGCTGCTGCAGCCCTTCCAGTTGGACAAAATCCACATGCTGCGCCGTGGCCTGGCCGGGCACAAGCCCGTGGAAGCCATCCAGCGTGTGATCTCCTTGCTGGAGCGCTACCCCAACAACGCACAGATGCTCGTGGACCTGCCCAGCAAGGGCTAG
- a CDS encoding DUF4112 domain-containing protein: MPAPTPDLKVDEVLPPAQINPIAAKLAASADPGDRATARILAKYLDELLRLPGTNVRIGLDPILALFPGVGDTVASGAGLIILIEALRSGVSIPVFLRMTLNMGANFLLGLIPGAGALASIFFKSNSRNLHLLHTWQAGHSAKVERSTLRFYLGLLILAGMVATFIIVGWAFYAWLFYSAVQAVLHALGMR, translated from the coding sequence ATGCCTGCCCCGACGCCTGATCTCAAAGTGGACGAGGTTCTGCCGCCTGCGCAGATCAATCCCATCGCGGCAAAGCTCGCAGCCAGCGCCGATCCCGGCGACCGTGCGACAGCAAGGATCCTGGCAAAGTATCTCGATGAACTCCTGCGCCTGCCCGGCACCAATGTGCGGATAGGGCTGGACCCCATTCTGGCCCTGTTTCCTGGCGTGGGAGACACCGTGGCATCAGGCGCGGGGCTCATCATCCTCATCGAGGCATTGCGCAGTGGCGTCTCCATTCCCGTCTTTTTGCGCATGACGCTCAACATGGGGGCAAACTTCCTCCTCGGCCTCATCCCTGGCGCTGGTGCGCTGGCCTCCATCTTTTTCAAATCCAATTCGCGCAACCTCCACCTGCTGCACACCTGGCAGGCTGGCCATAGTGCGAAGGTGGAACGCAGCACGCTGCGTTTTTACCTCGGCCTGCTCATTTTGGCAGGCATGGTCGCCACGTTCATCATCGTCGGCTGGGCTTTCTATGCCTGGCTCTTTTACTCAGCTGTGCAGGCGGTGCTGCATGCCTTGGGCATGCGCTGA
- a CDS encoding PrsW family glutamic-type intramembrane protease, whose translation MSDMLYQNAATLSGLTIWYGVLVLLGYPGRAPWRWLWPLLPLAAGWCSFRAVGWYLVTVHPALAPALQQLSGGRTLMLFIQDVGLREELFKLLFAIPCLLWLSPKPAIPRSSLLTAALVGLGFATAENRWFFGGHAEPTLLVGRVFSTTALHMTATALCGAAFMAARLHSRPWAWFWTVFFCVVVAHGLYDWAPASTWAWLRAGGTSWLSQAVVIALIVSFFRTYQHLQPTSSMQPRVALWFILGAAIQYTLSLGITWQRWGTSEALWICARECLLFLPVVTATAIVMAPISRLKRKA comes from the coding sequence ATGAGTGACATGCTCTATCAAAATGCCGCCACACTCTCAGGCCTGACCATCTGGTACGGAGTACTCGTTCTGCTGGGTTACCCTGGCCGCGCTCCTTGGCGCTGGCTTTGGCCGCTGCTCCCACTGGCGGCAGGGTGGTGCAGCTTCCGTGCGGTCGGCTGGTATCTTGTCACCGTGCACCCTGCTCTGGCCCCGGCCCTGCAGCAGCTCTCTGGCGGACGCACCCTCATGCTTTTCATTCAGGATGTGGGGCTGCGCGAGGAACTGTTCAAGCTCCTCTTCGCCATCCCATGCTTGCTCTGGCTGTCCCCAAAACCAGCTATTCCGCGCAGCTCCTTGCTCACAGCAGCCTTGGTAGGCCTAGGCTTTGCCACGGCGGAAAATCGCTGGTTTTTCGGCGGCCATGCGGAACCCACTTTGCTGGTGGGTCGCGTTTTTTCCACCACGGCGCTGCACATGACGGCCACCGCCCTCTGTGGAGCGGCGTTCATGGCAGCCCGCCTCCACTCGCGGCCATGGGCCTGGTTCTGGACTGTCTTTTTTTGCGTGGTCGTAGCACACGGACTCTATGACTGGGCCCCTGCCAGCACCTGGGCATGGTTGAGGGCGGGCGGCACCTCCTGGCTGTCTCAGGCTGTGGTTATCGCCTTGATAGTCAGCTTTTTTCGCACCTATCAGCACTTGCAACCCACCAGCTCCATGCAGCCACGTGTCGCACTGTGGTTCATTCTGGGAGCCGCCATCCAGTACACCCTCTCGCTGGGCATCACCTGGCAGCGCTGGGGCACTTCGGAAGCCCTCTGGATCTGTGCTAGGGAATGCCTGCTTTTTCTTCCAGTAGTGACTGCCACCGCCATCGTCATGGCTCCAATTTCACGTCTAAAGCGGAAAGCATGA
- a CDS encoding PEP-CTERM sorting domain-containing protein (PEP-CTERM proteins occur, often in large numbers, in the proteomes of bacteria that also encode an exosortase, a predicted intramembrane cysteine proteinase. The presence of a PEP-CTERM domain at a protein's C-terminus predicts cleavage within the sorting domain, followed by covalent anchoring to some some component of the (usually Gram-negative) cell surface. Many PEP-CTERM proteins exhibit an unusual sequence composition that includes large numbers of potential glycosylation sites. Expression of one such protein has been shown restore the ability of a bacterium to form floc, a type of biofilm.), protein MKYILTLATLAIASAASAAEATGIAPDASMNLYAAVPEPSHAMLLLMGCVGLAARRRR, encoded by the coding sequence ATGAAATACATCCTCACCCTCGCCACACTTGCCATCGCTTCGGCAGCTTCTGCGGCTGAAGCCACCGGCATCGCCCCGGACGCTAGCATGAACCTCTATGCTGCTGTCCCCGAGCCTTCACACGCCATGCTGCTCCTCATGGGCTGCGTGGGTCTTGCTGCCCGCCGTCGCCGTTAA
- a CDS encoding GNAT family N-acetyltransferase, whose amino-acid sequence MPEADTEPHIEPATIEDLPQLVELLMALFSEEEDFKPDRSKQEHGLRLILEQPNRGRIFVLRTDHKVIGMINLLFTISTAEGGLVLIMEDVIVHPEHRRQGYGGRLLEHAIEFAREKRFRRITLLTDRISADSQSFFQQHGFQFSKMIPMRLVFNEN is encoded by the coding sequence ATGCCTGAAGCTGACACCGAACCCCACATTGAGCCCGCCACCATTGAAGACCTCCCCCAGCTGGTGGAGCTGTTGATGGCGTTGTTCAGCGAGGAGGAGGACTTCAAGCCAGACCGCTCCAAGCAGGAACACGGCCTTCGCCTCATCCTGGAGCAGCCAAACCGTGGGCGTATCTTCGTGCTTCGCACCGACCACAAGGTGATAGGCATGATCAACCTGCTTTTCACCATCAGTACCGCCGAAGGTGGGCTGGTGCTCATCATGGAAGACGTGATCGTTCACCCGGAGCACCGCCGCCAGGGCTATGGCGGGCGGCTGCTGGAGCACGCCATCGAGTTTGCCCGGGAAAAGCGCTTCCGCCGTATCACGCTGCTGACAGACCGCATCAGTGCAGATTCACAGTCCTTCTTCCAGCAGCACGGGTTCCAGTTCTCCAAGATGATCCCGATGCGGCTGGTTTTTAACGAAAATTGA
- a CDS encoding PrsW family glutamic-type intramembrane protease yields the protein MSEEPPWHHGWRASTHRLSRDRQFLLRTAAGIIASGVIIACVIVVGSMPQGKTPAVHAITPELSQLQEEFNYLRQEGAPQPRAFARWLRLLLDQLPALTDEGDVTAYQTFSQTGMLGGYELAHLIQLHASTDSPAGLFRSFLAATLAGDAEALRTLTQQAASKPPLMLAAELLGSTKKRLHDLPGAAHAFYEEGFHFVDAASAREEALRLAITQRDLPLLRAIAAQPGWIEECHPWLQHHAGSLLGDVWLQWRGLLRQRLNEIPYGMLALAFFAAALWYFILVQHTEPEPWRWLRPMGALTAGILSVWPTLTILAYQEFVQGMTAEAPFPHDLLYYLTGVGLREEGCKLLLFSLFLPWLLWRRTPGLALLTGAFIGLGFSLEENIGYYQDFGGSVAWTRFLSANFLHISLTGICAHSLYHMLLTRFAHAEEFIMTFLLAVAAHGGYDYLSGSESPDIRWLSIVVLVLSAARFIDLLCTETHPSRRTISPLSVFTLGSAVLIAISFVLGAWSTRTMGGVAAAGQECLSMVPIALLYWRRFENT from the coding sequence ATGAGCGAAGAGCCCCCCTGGCACCACGGCTGGCGCGCCAGCACCCACCGCCTCTCACGAGATCGTCAGTTCCTTCTGCGCACGGCGGCGGGCATCATCGCCAGCGGCGTCATCATCGCATGTGTCATCGTGGTCGGCAGCATGCCACAGGGCAAGACGCCCGCTGTGCACGCCATCACGCCGGAGTTGAGCCAGTTGCAGGAAGAATTTAACTACCTGCGCCAGGAAGGCGCGCCGCAACCACGGGCCTTTGCCCGCTGGCTGCGGCTGCTTCTGGACCAGCTCCCAGCCCTCACGGACGAGGGCGACGTCACTGCCTACCAGACCTTCAGCCAGACGGGCATGCTCGGCGGCTATGAGCTGGCGCATCTGATTCAGTTGCATGCCAGCACGGATTCTCCGGCGGGCCTCTTCCGCAGCTTTCTGGCCGCAACGCTGGCCGGGGATGCGGAGGCGCTGCGGACGCTGACGCAACAGGCCGCATCCAAACCGCCGTTAATGCTGGCTGCCGAGCTTCTTGGCAGCACCAAAAAACGTCTGCACGACCTGCCGGGTGCCGCGCATGCCTTCTATGAGGAAGGATTCCACTTTGTGGATGCAGCTAGCGCGCGGGAAGAGGCCCTGCGCCTCGCCATCACCCAGCGGGATCTGCCCCTGCTTCGCGCCATCGCCGCACAGCCGGGGTGGATCGAGGAGTGCCACCCGTGGCTGCAGCACCACGCAGGCTCCCTGCTGGGAGATGTGTGGCTGCAGTGGCGGGGTCTGCTGCGGCAGCGCCTGAACGAGATCCCCTACGGCATGCTGGCACTGGCTTTTTTTGCAGCGGCGCTTTGGTATTTTATCTTGGTGCAGCACACCGAGCCCGAGCCCTGGCGCTGGCTGCGCCCCATGGGTGCGCTCACTGCAGGCATCCTGAGCGTGTGGCCCACGCTCACCATACTGGCCTATCAGGAATTTGTGCAGGGCATGACAGCTGAGGCCCCCTTTCCTCATGACCTGCTTTACTACCTCACGGGTGTGGGACTGCGTGAAGAAGGCTGCAAGCTGCTGCTCTTCTCCCTTTTTCTGCCATGGCTGCTATGGCGGCGCACGCCCGGGCTCGCGCTGCTGACGGGAGCCTTTATTGGCCTGGGCTTTTCTCTGGAGGAAAACATCGGCTACTACCAGGACTTCGGTGGCAGCGTGGCCTGGACCCGCTTTCTCTCCGCCAATTTCCTCCACATCTCCCTCACCGGCATCTGTGCGCACAGCCTCTACCACATGCTGCTCACACGCTTTGCGCATGCAGAGGAGTTCATCATGACCTTCCTGCTGGCCGTGGCCGCGCACGGCGGGTACGACTACCTCTCCGGTAGCGAGAGCCCGGACATCCGCTGGCTTTCCATCGTCGTGCTGGTGCTCAGTGCCGCACGCTTCATCGACCTGCTATGCACTGAGACGCACCCCTCCCGGCGCACGATCTCACCTCTGTCAGTTTTCACGCTGGGCTCTGCCGTGCTGATCGCCATTTCCTTCGTACTCGGGGCTTGGAGCACACGCACCATGGGTGGCGTGGCCGCCGCCGGGCAGGAATGCCTGAGCATGGTCCCCATTGCTCTGCTCTACTGGAGGCGGTTTGAAAATACATGA
- the cls gene encoding cardiolipin synthase, whose amino-acid sequence MSWFLHTFWTDTLALVSIIGALLALGHLLLRHRDYRSAAFWTALIVVEPLFSPLLYLFLGINILRRSGRRYRSGMHEPWHDPVPEYPLPITDSGSCTMQEHQQLARTLDRISRFSLTLGNHLEILRNGDEAMPRMLEVIRSAQQSITLASYIFEATGIGAEFVEALSAAVKRGVQVRVMVDDAGTRYSWPPVIEALEKAGVTVRRFMPSRLILRLITMNLRNHRKILVVDGRTAFTGGMNIREGNMVSRQPSHPVHDLHFEVTGPCVAQIQRVFAEDWAFCTLEQLEGPLWFPELNATGNTSALGIVDGPDEDLEVMPAAFFAALNAAREEVKIITPYFLPNMVLMAALRLCAVRGVKVTILTPGANNIPFVGWASQTLYPELLAVGCRIYESPAPFDHSKIFLVDGVWSFLGSTNWDPRSLRLNFEFNLACHDAELCRRLAEEMDAKLAHSREITQDMLDATPVSQRLRNGFARLFIPLL is encoded by the coding sequence ATGAGCTGGTTTCTGCACACCTTCTGGACGGACACACTGGCGCTCGTCTCCATCATCGGCGCACTGCTGGCTCTGGGGCACCTGCTGCTGCGGCATCGGGACTATCGCTCGGCAGCATTTTGGACGGCGCTCATCGTGGTGGAGCCCCTCTTCAGCCCGCTTCTCTACCTTTTTCTTGGCATTAACATCCTCCGCCGCAGCGGCCGGCGCTATCGCAGTGGCATGCACGAGCCCTGGCACGATCCCGTCCCAGAGTATCCGCTGCCCATCACAGACTCGGGCAGCTGCACCATGCAGGAGCACCAGCAGCTCGCACGCACGCTGGACCGCATCTCGCGCTTCAGTCTCACACTCGGAAACCACCTCGAAATCCTCCGCAATGGAGACGAGGCCATGCCGCGCATGCTGGAGGTCATACGCAGCGCACAGCAGAGCATCACCCTGGCCAGTTACATCTTCGAGGCCACGGGCATCGGCGCAGAATTTGTGGAAGCCCTGTCAGCAGCCGTAAAGCGCGGTGTGCAGGTGCGTGTGATGGTGGACGATGCCGGCACCCGCTACTCATGGCCTCCCGTCATCGAGGCTCTCGAAAAAGCCGGCGTCACCGTGCGGCGCTTCATGCCCAGCCGCCTCATCCTGCGCCTGATCACCATGAACCTGCGCAACCACCGCAAAATCCTCGTGGTTGACGGCCGTACCGCCTTCACCGGCGGCATGAATATCCGGGAGGGAAACATGGTCTCTCGCCAGCCATCACATCCCGTGCACGATCTACACTTCGAAGTCACCGGCCCCTGTGTGGCGCAGATCCAGCGCGTCTTTGCCGAGGACTGGGCCTTTTGCACCCTGGAGCAGCTTGAGGGCCCCTTGTGGTTCCCCGAGCTGAATGCCACCGGCAACACCAGCGCCTTGGGCATCGTGGACGGCCCGGACGAGGACCTGGAGGTGATGCCTGCCGCGTTTTTTGCCGCGCTCAATGCAGCCCGGGAGGAGGTCAAGATCATAACCCCCTACTTCCTGCCCAATATGGTTCTCATGGCCGCTCTCCGGCTGTGCGCCGTTCGTGGAGTGAAGGTGACCATCCTCACCCCCGGAGCCAACAACATCCCCTTCGTTGGCTGGGCCTCGCAGACGCTCTACCCCGAGTTGCTCGCCGTCGGCTGCCGCATCTACGAATCCCCAGCCCCCTTTGACCACTCCAAGATCTTCCTGGTGGATGGCGTCTGGTCCTTCCTCGGCTCCACCAACTGGGACCCTCGTAGCCTGCGCCTCAACTTCGAATTCAATCTGGCCTGCCATGATGCCGAACTCTGCCGCCGTCTCGCTGAAGAAATGGACGCCAAGCTGGCACACAGCCGCGAGATCACCCAGGACATGCTGGACGCCACCCCTGTCTCCCAGCGCCTGCGCAATGGCTTTGCCCGGCTCTTCATCCCGCTCTTGTGA
- a CDS encoding rhodanese-like domain-containing protein: MKKLIALVVALAATAGFAAEFPDISIADLKQAIAEKKVTVIDVNGAASYKAGHVPTAIDFATQGNSLASLLPADKNALVVAYCGGPACSAYKAAANAANKLGYTNVKHLSAGISGWKAAKESLEK, from the coding sequence ATGAAGAAACTCATCGCTCTTGTTGTCGCCCTCGCCGCCACCGCCGGTTTCGCCGCCGAGTTCCCGGACATCAGCATCGCCGACCTCAAGCAGGCCATCGCTGAAAAGAAGGTGACCGTCATCGACGTGAACGGCGCCGCCTCCTACAAGGCCGGCCATGTGCCCACCGCCATCGACTTCGCCACCCAGGGCAACAGCCTCGCCAGCCTGCTCCCCGCTGACAAAAACGCCCTCGTGGTGGCCTACTGCGGCGGCCCTGCCTGCAGCGCCTACAAAGCTGCCGCCAACGCTGCCAACAAGCTCGGCTATACCAACGTGAAGCATCTCTCCGCCGGCATCTCCGGCTGGAAGGCTGCCAAGGAATCTCTGGAGAAGTAA